Proteins encoded by one window of Monoglobus pectinilyticus:
- a CDS encoding terminase large subunit domain-containing protein, translating into MDSKLKLEITKTQLKFIESKADEVLFGGAAGGGKSYGQLVDALLFALKYPRSIQLVLRRTFPELEHSLIMNSLLIYPTSVASYKVSSRKWIFKNGSVIEFGFCQSETDVLRYQGAEYDIVRFDELTHFTENQYTYLLSRVRGTNGYPKQIKSSTNPGGIGHNWVKRRFIDGYEPGVEHKTEFDTKRLFIPSFVQDNKFLMNLDKDYIKRLEQLPENERRALLFGEWDIFDGQVFTEWKNDIRGYKSRKFSHVIKPFEIPKEWRRFRAFDFGYSKPFAVSWYAVDYDGRAYNYRELYGCAGKPDVGIRWTAQKIADKILELEEDETKAGCKITGIADPAIWNATGSAEGSIAEMMEKRGVYFEKGKNDRLAGKMQVHYRLAFDAEGFPMLYFFEGKCSNMIRTLPELKYDSINPEDVDTKQEDHLYDALKYFLMSNPITPNNFDTSDNIEEYSPIWTEKNSSFERFIV; encoded by the coding sequence ATGGATTCAAAATTAAAGCTTGAAATCACAAAGACGCAGCTTAAATTTATAGAGTCAAAAGCTGATGAAGTGCTGTTCGGCGGCGCGGCCGGAGGCGGCAAGTCATACGGACAATTAGTTGACGCTTTATTATTTGCCTTGAAATATCCCAGAAGTATACAGCTGGTATTGAGAAGAACATTTCCTGAACTTGAGCATTCTTTAATAATGAATTCTCTTTTGATATACCCTACCAGCGTGGCTTCTTATAAGGTGAGTTCCAGAAAGTGGATATTTAAAAACGGCTCGGTCATCGAATTCGGATTTTGTCAGTCTGAGACGGATGTGCTGAGATATCAGGGAGCTGAATATGACATAGTTAGGTTTGACGAGCTCACTCACTTTACTGAGAACCAATATACATATCTTTTATCGCGCGTCAGGGGAACAAACGGGTATCCAAAACAGATAAAATCCAGCACAAATCCCGGCGGAATAGGGCATAATTGGGTCAAGCGAAGATTTATTGACGGATATGAGCCAGGGGTTGAGCATAAAACTGAATTTGATACTAAACGATTGTTTATTCCGTCTTTTGTTCAGGATAATAAATTTTTGATGAATTTGGATAAAGACTATATAAAAAGGCTTGAACAGCTTCCTGAAAACGAACGCCGGGCGCTTTTATTCGGAGAATGGGATATATTCGACGGTCAGGTGTTTACCGAATGGAAAAACGACATAAGAGGCTATAAATCAAGAAAATTCAGTCATGTTATAAAACCGTTTGAAATTCCGAAAGAGTGGAGAAGGTTTAGGGCGTTTGATTTTGGTTATTCCAAGCCTTTTGCGGTATCATGGTATGCTGTGGATTATGACGGCAGAGCATATAATTACCGTGAGTTATACGGCTGTGCCGGAAAGCCTGATGTTGGAATAAGATGGACGGCGCAGAAAATAGCCGATAAGATACTTGAACTTGAAGAAGATGAGACAAAAGCCGGATGTAAGATAACCGGAATTGCGGATCCGGCAATATGGAACGCTACAGGAAGCGCAGAGGGGAGTATTGCTGAGATGATGGAAAAACGCGGAGTATATTTTGAAAAAGGGAAAAATGACAGACTGGCAGGAAAGATGCAGGTGCATTACAGGCTGGCTTTTGACGCTGAAGGTTTTCCAATGCTTTACTTTTTTGAAGGCAAATGTTCAAACATGATAAGAACCTTGCCGGAACTGAAGTATGACAGTATAAACCCTGAGGATGTTGATACAAAACAGGAGGATCATTTATATGACGCGCTTAAATATTTCCTGATGTCAAACCCTATTACTCCAAACAATTTTGATACTTCTGATAATATTGAAGAGTATTCTCCTATATGGACTGAAAAAAACAGTTCTTTTGAAAGATTTATAGTATAA